GCCCCAACTCTGAAACTTTCGCTCACACAAAACGCATATTAAAGCCGATTTCCACACAAAGTGTAAAAGCaacttttcttcttcttcagagAGATCAGGGATATTGTCTTTTAATTCCTTCTGCGCATCATTCCATCTTTGCAATGAAGTGGCAACCTATACATATCAGCAGGTTTATGCTAACATTAAGACACATACCTTCTTAGAAGCAGGTACATCTATGTAATTGGATGATCGTGCacgcttttctttttttggtttcttATTTACTTCAATTGGTTTAAACTGATCTGTATCAATGCCTTCAGGAACATAGATCGAGCAATATAGTTCTGGGTCCCAATAAACGAGATAACCAGTTTTTGTAGGAAATTGCCATCTTGCAGATTCCGTATATGCAGGAATTAAAACTCCATCATGAATGTAATCAACAGACACTTTCCTAGAAGCTAACGTGAAGCCCTTTCCCGGGTACGTGCGGGCTTTCATAAGTGCTTTCGCTGACTCATCTACATCTTTAAATTCTAGTATGGCATAACCACAAAACGCATCATTAAACTTATATCGAATCATGAAAACCCTTTGGACGTCAATTTCTAATTTGGAAAGTCCCTTCCATAACGTTTCTTCAGAAAGTGAACGGTCAAGGTTTCGTAATATAAGGTATACTGAGGGTACATCACTTACATCCATGTCGCCATTCCGTTTACTGATTTTATGATTTCCAATAGCAATCGAAGCCTGATTCCTTGGCACACGACATTTGAAGCAAGACTCTCTATATGAATAATTTAGAATATCACACTACTCCAACAGTtagtaagtaaaaaaaaattatatgtgaaaaaacaatattaattgttaaaattgtttacattttggCAACACCAACCCTCAATCTGCTCTCTGGCCGCACGTGAAAAACGTACAGACACATCAATACCGTCGATGACCAGCGTTGGAAAATTGGCTTCCATCCAATCCTTAGAATCCTGTAAGGAAACAAATTTAGCGAAGGCAAAACAGCGAGATTTTTGTGTTTCTTTCTCTCTTATTAGTGTAACAGTAGAAACTTTAGCACCCGTGGCGTACAACGCAAGTTCAATCTTCACGCATTTTTGTTAGTATTTccttcaataaaaattaagtCTGAATCACACATGTTCTTCTAATATTTCCGGAGTCAACCCTTGAAGAATGATTTCTTGATTAGGAACACCGATGTGTCTAGAAAGGGGTGAGTTCCTGTCCCTTCCATAATTTCCTTTCGGACGATATGAATCGAGTAAACGAGGGTTGTCACTACTAATATTTACATCGTAATCTCTAGATGCACAATTGTCCGATATATTACTGCTGGTCGAACCTttctcttcaaaaatttcttcaaaaccaTTTTCTGAATAATAATCCTTCATCATGTCCACAACGagttttaattatttaaaatggTCTGTCTTATAACTAAACGAAAACTATTCCAACCATCTCAAACATAATTTGTTTGTATTAGGTGAATGTGTCGTCGTATACTTATAAAATTATCACCACCAACATTTCCTTGCAGCAACATCATATCATTCTCTCAATATAAATCACGAAGTGGAAgttgaataaaattattgaagtATAGTACATGAAATTTACTTTCAGTAAGTCAATTTAAACTGtcagtttttgaaaaatattgctACGTCAcatgaatgaaaaaatcaaacattTTATATGCATAAATGGCCGtgtaatttaattttaatttaatacaGTCTACCAGCTATTCTAGCTTTCCTTTCCTAAACCCTCTTCTCAACAGATCAGacatagaaaaaaaactatgacatagataaatttttatgattttttatagcCAAGCCAAAATTATGCAGTAGATCCACGAACGTTAGTTCCCTTGCCATCCTTAGGACGTGCACTTGCCGTTAATTTCCCTTCAGCATCTATTTGAAGAACCAGCTCGATCTTGGCATTAGGAGAAACATCAGGAAGAGTAATGGTGGCAATCAAAGTCTTGGGTATAGCGATACGCTCTTTAATCTCCTCTGGctcctcttcttcatcatcagAAAATGCCTCTTCCTCATCAATAGGCTCCGGTTCAACTTTGGTAACCTTTACTGAACGCTCAGCTTCATAAATTGGAATAAAGGCAGCACCCTCTTTAGGAGCAATCACCTCAACAGTCTTTCGAGCAGGCAAAGCAGTCTCGATGTCGAAAATAGTAACAAAGTTCTCACCTTCGTTGATACCGATAGGAGCAGTAAGGTGAGGAACATCAACCACTTGTGCATCAGTAGAAGCAGCAATGTCAGCAGCATCAAAGTGCCCAATCAAAGAAGCTTGAACACCGGAACCGATCGCGGTAAGTTCAGAAGGGTCTAATTGCAAAGGAGTAACTGAACTAGAGGAACGGATGATAGTTTGTTCAGGGAAAATGGATTCCATCAAGGAAGTTAATTTGGGAGTATTGGAGGCACCACCAGCTAAAATAACCTCAGAAATATCAAAAGGCTCCATGTTTGCCTTTTCAACAGCTTCGGTTACAAGATCGGCCATGCGATTTAAAGTGGCGCTTGCTGCAAGGTCATAACGAAGGCGGTTAATGCTACTATGGAAGTCGATGCCGTCGGCCAAAGAGTCTACAGCAGCAGAAGCGGTAGTACCATTGCTAAGTACACGCTTAGTGATCTCACATTGAGCACGGAGCTTAGCAAGGGAACGGGCATTTTTGCGAGGATCAATTccattcttcttttcaaacTCCTTGGCAAAGAAATTAACCAACACATCAGTTAATTGCTCACCTCCCAAATTCTCATCATGAACTGAAGCCAAAATGGTCATTAGACCACCCTTAACAGATACAACAGAGACCTCAGAGCGAGTGGCACCAAAGTTAGCGACCACAACAGTTTTGTCGATCAGAACCTCTTCGGAATACATTAAGGCCAAAATAACAGCAGCCGGGTCATGAATCAACTGCAAAACTGGAAGTCCAGCTTCATTGGCAGCAGATTCCAGAGCCTTACGTTGAGCGTCAGTAAAATAGACAGGAACAGACATAACACATCCGTTGACCTTTGTACCCAAAAAGTCCTCAGCAGACTCAGTAAGACGGCGTAAGTGACGGACACTAGCCTCATGAGCAGTcaaaatcttttctttagGATCAGATTCTTCGTCCTCTTGAACAGTGATCTTGAAACCAATTTGACCCTCCACATTCACGGGATTGGCAGAATAATGACAGTGATGAAGTGTCAATTCATCATGAGATTTTCCAAGCAAATCACGGAAGTTAGTTACTGAGTTATCAGCATTTCGAACAAGTTGTCCGCGAGCTTGAACTCCGTGATACTCTTGGTCACCGTGATACGACAAAATTGAAGGGATTTGACGATTTCCCTCTTCATTTGCTAATACATCGGTTTTTCCATCCTGTTTGATTTGTTAGCttctttaatttgaaaatttactaaGGATTCTCGTCTGCCTGCATAAAGCAAGTCTATGCGAATGAACTAGGAGATTACTCATTTCTccaagtaaaaaaattttcttacCCTATTAAAAGCAATAGAACTGTTTTGAtttccaaaagaaattcCAATGACAGTCTTGTATTCTTCGGAATCTGCcattataaaattttcgCTGAATGGGAGAGTTTTCGTTAGCTTCAGCTGCATCAGAATTTACGACCCGAATATAAGAAAGTAATAGTACAATGCGAAAACATGAAATtgtgaataaataaataaattggtATATTAgtatattattaattattttttaagttaaaaaaagcttttttttcttgacattaaaaaacattgataATTACTAgctttttcataaaatgtATATAAAAGATTCAATTTTTCGATGAATGTAATATcttaattgtaaattagtgattttttaaacttcttcaaaaccatattaaaaattggttttACAAATATCTATAGCAGAGTTACACGGCAAAGGAGAAGACTAAGCAAAGTGGCAGGTTTAGCAAAATATGTATAATAACCAAATTAAGTGTTGCTaatagaaagaaaagtcTAATCAGGTAAAGTaatcaataataaattatgtTAAAACTATAGGAAAACATGGTTTAAAACTCGTTCGGCGAATCCGTATGAATCTCGTTTTTGGTGCAAGAGTATAGATTAACTCTACTATCTGTGTTATCACCACATGCAAGTAATAAATGATGCGGGTGAAACTTCAGGCACATTAAACTGGATGGTTTAGGCTGATTAAGGAACCGTGGATTTTCACGGAAGGTATTAATATTCTGGCCTAACGTGTCCcaaatttttatgcttTGATTTGAGGAACCGGTTGCATAAACTGGGGCGTGACTATGCACAGTTAAAGAGGTGAGTCCAGAGTTGTCTGTTGAAAAAGTCTGTAAAGAATGATTCATCCTAATATCCCATAGCTTAACTTCACCATCTGAACTCGCCGAAATCAATTCTCGCATTCCGGAGGATTGCATTTCAACATTGACGATCTCGGACGAATGTTCTTTCCAAACATCCGTTAGTGAATCTCTTGCAGGCAATCGTTTGTCGTAAACACGAAGAACTCCATCTGAAAATCCAGCAACTATAATATTACAACCGACCAAATCGCTAGTTAAACTTGTAATACTATTACTGCTTCTTACTGGTAGGTTTGCATAGCAGATTTCTTTAGAAGCATCCCATATTCGAATAACGCGTACGTCTCCAGCAACAAGCAAGTGCCCACAGTTCTGTTGCCAACTCATTAAAAGGCTAGCATTTCGATCTCCAAAGACAAGATCACTTAGAGAATTCCACGAAGTTACCAGTTCAaccttttcattttcgtaGTCACGATACAGTTTAATTGTGCCATCAGAAGACCCAGTCATCAATAAAGCAACATCATCTTCATTTAGTAATTGCATGTCGGTCACGTTAGTTGTCGCACTTGCTgaagttttgaaagaattgaGGCAACGATTGCGACGCCAGTCCCATACCTGAATGATATCTTTGTCACCTAATGTAATTAACTGATCTTCAAATTGGTGAAACATAAGCTTCCTAGGAGCGATAGTATTATTAAATGTCATAAGTTGTTGATTCCAACGACCGTTGGTTGAGTATTCAGCAAGGGGACGAGTACGATAAATAAGTTTTTCGTTTCTGTTTCTTCTCCACAAACGTTGATTATAGCAAATACTTCCAGGTTCATCGTCTTCGTTCGGCCGCATTTGGGGTTCGGTAAAATACTTACGAGACCAATCAAATAAGTAACTTGTAAGCGGCATGTCTAGCTCGGATTGGTATTCAAGTTCATTAAATGCAGGTGGACCAGGAACTTTGGCGGAAGTTAAGTGATTTAAATTAGACTCTGCAGGTTTGTTTTCTCCATTTAAGGAAAGTAATTCAGAAGCGCGATCACTTCCTGCCAGGCTTAAAGCCAAGCCTTTCAACGATCTAGTCAGAGAGAATGACCTGTTCaagattttgttttctgaAACAGAAGGAACGAAGGGATGTGGCTTCGGGTCGCTCGTAACTGAATTAGTATCGGTATCTTTGGAAAGAGAAGCTTTATGGAGAGCAGGTAAGTGTTGCAGAAGAAATGCTAAAAATGATTCTCTTAATTCAGAATTTAGCATACTCTGATAAACGTAATTTATTATGGCTTCAGCTGCAAGAGAAATTTCGATGCTTGGATCTGCAGCCAAAACCAAAACAGCTTGCCAAACTGTTTCGTAAATTGTCGAAGCACTGATAGAATTGTGGTTCTTTTTCTCAAGGATATCTGCTAAACTGCTCTCATACGCAACTACCATTAATTGCTTCTTATAATTCACTACAAAGTGAGAAAGGAATATCACTAGTTCATGTCGAACTAATGGTGACGCATCAGAAAGAGCTGCTAACGCCGCAATTGCAATATAAGTTTCAACAGCAACGACTTCTTCGGTCTTCTCAGGAAATCCCAAAAAAGTGGTAAACGCTGTTAAAACTGATGCACGAACTTCAGGAACGGAGTCAACGATGATTTCAGCTAATTTTACATGTGCATTATCACGAGTTCCAGACCATTTAGCTTCAGAGTAATTTTCCCAAAGCTGAGAAATACATAGGCAAGCCCATTGTCTTAATAAAGAGTCGGGACTATTTAAATGGGAAAGACAATGTGATAAAACCTGTGGGTTTAAACAAGCTAGCTGGCCTTGTGGGAACCCACGACAAAAAACACTGAGGATGAACGCACACATTGCTCGGTGTTCGGAAATATTACTTGAAGGAAAAATGGAAGAATTAGGGTTCAAAATTTGGACAAAATATCCATAGCCATTGTCTTTTAGTAAGTCAGCTTGACAAGAATCATCTACAGCAAGGATTCTCGCCCAAATAAATACCAACACAGGCTTTAACTCAATAGCTGGAGACTGGAGAAGTTTCAAAACGTAAGGAAATATACCAATAGAGAGCGCTAAATCTACCGCCCACACCCCGAGATCCAGAAATTTTGAGAGAAGAATTAGTGCACGCAATCGATGAACTTGTGAAAGTAATACCTGCAAAACTAGCGGTAATTGATCCGGTGGCTTTCTGCTAATTAGTCCTTGAGAGAGCCATACCTCAAAGGCAGTTAATTGCTCACTAAAAAATGTCGAATGCTTGTACTCGTAGGCTATGCCTTTGCTTTCAGCATCAAGCATATCAGGTAACTGAGATAGACAATTATCAATGGCCAAATCCCAAGAATTCCACATAGGATGATCGTGGGTAGGGGGGAGTTCAGGACTGGACTGAGGATGACAGGAATGAACGAGCATTATACGTTCCGCTAATAGAAAGTTACGAAACAGTGCTGCTACCATAAGATCTTGCCTAAATAATCTTCTGAAAAGATGCTTTGGAAAGACATTCCAAGCAATCGTATCTGTAATAGCAGTAAATATCCAGTTTAATTCGCCTAATGGAGTACGCCGATCTTGCAAGCGACCGGGAATTTTAAGAAGCATATTCAAATTAAGCTTATTAGGAAACGGGTTTTGCAAGACATACCAACGAACCGAAATTTCAATTGGGGAGGTAAGGCAAgaagtaaacaaatcaGCTGGCAGATCTGGGTTCATCGGAAGGGTTTCTTTAGGCCCACAAGCAGCAAGTTGAATACAACTAGTATGAGAAGGCATAGCGAGCACATTGGGATTTTGCTTAGCAATACGGAGAGCTTCTTTGTCTCTCTGCTCGGCAAAACGATTAAAATTCACTATGATATTCCCAGCTGCGCTACAATCGTAAACATATATACAAGGCGCTCCAAGCCAAGATTGTAAGTCATAAAGCGATACAGGAATGTATTGagtataatttttattgaaaaccCAGATTTCACCAGAGGCAGTAGGCATTGGGACACCATGACcattataatgaaaaaggatCCGTTCCTCTTTAGCGTTTCGTCTTTGACCAATGCAAAGTTTTTTGACTTCTTCAATTGCGGGATCAAGGTAATGCCTATATCTTGTTCTCATACTTAATGTTTCATATTGTTGCTGCAAGTTCTTGCCAATGGCTTCAAGTGCTTTAGAAGCAGGTAATGAAAACGGATCAATCCAACATTCATATTTCGCTGCAGGATTAGGCTTTATAACATCAGGAGGATCCACCCCTATGTTTAAGCAAACTAACAATGCTGCAGAAACAGTTTTAAGCCGTTCGCGCATTCTCCAATCATGAATTGTTTCAGTAGGTTCGGCATTCTTTTTGCTGATCACCCCCC
This portion of the Schizosaccharomyces pombe strain 972h- genome assembly, chromosome: I genome encodes:
- the rbm10 gene encoding RNA-binding protein encodes the protein MKDYYSENGFEEIFEEKGSTSSNISDNCASRDYDVNISSDNPRLLDSYRPKGNYGRDRNSPLSRHIGVPNQEIILQGLTPEILEEHIELALYATGAKVSTVTLIREKETQKSRCFAFAKFVSLQDSKDWMEANFPTLVIDGIDVSVRFSRAAREQIEGWCCQNCDILNYSYRESCFKCRVPRNQASIAIGNHKISKRNGDMDVSDVPSVYLILRNLDRSLSEETLWKGLSKLEIDVQRVFMIRYKFNDAFCGYAILEFKDVDESAKALMKARTYPGKGFTLASRKVSVDYIHDGVLIPAYTESARWQFPTKTGYLVYWDPELYCSIYVPEGIDTDQFKPIEVNKKPKKEKRARSSNYIDVPASKKVATSLQRWNDAQKELKDNIPDLSEEEEKLLLHFVWKSALICVLCERKFQSWGHVVKHITQSIMHNNNLKNHELVSSAELLMHRVRQTESVDYRDRATERRIVPAASSDTIVEAKKSSQGSSFHSTSNVSMKMLNSMGWNKGSGLGTNENGIKEAIQPTMYLPGVGLGNKGSKIQINMTPVDRVKDRARSLYFQNDKNNNL
- the ssz1 gene encoding putative heat shock protein Pdr13, producing MADSEEYKTVIGISFGNQNSSIAFNRDGKTDVLANEEGNRQIPSILSYHGDQEYHGVQARGQLVRNADNSVTNFRDLLGKSHDELTLHHCHYSANPVNVEGQIGFKITVQEDEESDPKEKILTAHEASVRHLRRLTESAEDFLGTKVNGCVMSVPVYFTDAQRKALESAANEAGLPVLQLIHDPAAVILALMYSEEVLIDKTVVVANFGATRSEVSVVSVKGGLMTILASVHDENLGGEQLTDVLVNFFAKEFEKKNGIDPRKNARSLAKLRAQCEITKRVLSNGTTASAAVDSLADGIDFHSSINRLRYDLAASATLNRMADLVTEAVEKANMEPFDISEVILAGGASNTPKLTSLMESIFPEQTIIRSSSSVTPLQLDPSELTAIGSGVQASLIGHFDAADIAASTDAQVVDVPHLTAPIGINEGENFVTIFDIETALPARKTVEVIAPKEGAAFIPIYEAERSVKVTKVEPEPIDEEEAFSDDEEEEPEEIKERIAIPKTLIATITLPDVSPNAKIELVLQIDAEGKLTASARPKDGKGTNVRGSTA
- the mip1 gene encoding WD repeat-containing protein; the encoded protein is MNDRISEVSGSSRARRSVLSYGTTETGSDRYTENSNIATENGVDTASSMIDGIQSGFPQPRHGFEEEYNNAEYINMLEQVFYMYYTDKRHRGVISKKNAEPTETIHDWRMRERLKTVSAALLVCLNIGVDPPDVIKPNPAAKYECWIDPFSLPASKALEAIGKNLQQQYETLSMRTRYRHYLDPAIEEVKKLCIGQRRNAKEERILFHYNGHGVPMPTASGEIWVFNKNYTQYIPVSLYDLQSWLGAPCIYVYDCSAAGNIIVNFNRFAEQRDKEALRIAKQNPNVLAMPSHTSCIQLAACGPKETLPMNPDLPADLFTSCLTSPIEISVRWYVLQNPFPNKLNLNMLLKIPGRLQDRRTPLGELNWIFTAITDTIAWNVFPKHLFRRLFRQDLMVAALFRNFLLAERIMLVHSCHPQSSPELPPTHDHPMWNSWDLAIDNCLSQLPDMLDAESKGIAYEYKHSTFFSEQLTAFEVWLSQGLISRKPPDQLPLVLQVLLSQVHRLRALILLSKFLDLGVWAVDLALSIGIFPYVLKLLQSPAIELKPVLVFIWARILAVDDSCQADLLKDNGYGYFVQILNPNSSIFPSSNISEHRAMCAFILSVFCRGFPQGQLACLNPQVLSHCLSHLNSPDSLLRQWACLCISQLWENYSEAKWSGTRDNAHVKLAEIIVDSVPEVRASVLTAFTTFLGFPEKTEEVVAVETYIAIAALAALSDASPLVRHELVIFLSHFVVNYKKQLMVVAYESSLADILEKKNHNSISASTIYETVWQAVLVLAADPSIEISLAAEAIINYVYQSMLNSELRESFLAFLLQHLPALHKASLSKDTDTNSVTSDPKPHPFVPSVSENKILNRSFSLTRSLKGLALSLAGSDRASELLSLNGENKPAESNLNHLTSAKVPGPPAFNELEYQSELDMPLTSYLFDWSRKYFTEPQMRPNEDDEPGSICYNQRLWRRNRNEKLIYRTRPLAEYSTNGRWNQQLMTFNNTIAPRKLMFHQFEDQLITLGDKDIIQVWDWRRNRCLNSFKTSASATTNVTDMQLLNEDDVALLMTGSSDGTIKLYRDYENEKVELVTSWNSLSDLVFGDRNASLLMSWQQNCGHLLVAGDVRVIRIWDASKEICYANLPVRSSNSITSLTSDLVGCNIIVAGFSDGVLRVYDKRLPARDSLTDVWKEHSSEIVNVEMQSSGMRELISASSDGEVKLWDIRMNHSLQTFSTDNSGLTSLTVHSHAPVYATGSSNQSIKIWDTLGQNINTFRENPRFLNQPKPSSLMCLKFHPHHLLLACGDNTDSRVNLYSCTKNEIHTDSPNEF